In the Deltaproteobacteria bacterium genome, TCGCCCAGGAGCGCCCAGATCTCTTCGCCGTTGTTCCGAAGACACTCGAAGTGGCGGCCCCGATCGACATAGCGGAAGGACATACGCGACCCTACTGGATCACCGTCCATGTGCCGGCAGATCAACCTGGCGGCCACTATCGCGGGACAGCGACGTTCCAACACGGCGGTGGTGGCGCCGAGATCTCGCTGAGCGTCGAGGTCATCCCCATCACGCTCGATGAGCCGGACATTCTCTACGGCACCGCGTCGCTCAACACGCTACGGGCGATCGCACAGGTACGGCCCGCGCGTGCCGCGACGATCGCGCAGCACGCCGACATCATCTTTCGCGACCAGCGGGCGCATGGGATGAGCTCGGTCAGTCTGTGGTCCGGAAAGGCGTACGAGGAGCGTGACGGGCATCCGTACTTGCAAGATCTCGAACTCGCGATGCGGCTCTACCACCGCTACGATTTCATGCAACCGATGATTTACGCGCCGGTGAATCTGCTGAAAACCAACAAGCTCGATCGCGCGGAGAACTACCGGCGATACGATGCGGTGCGCCACGGGTCGATGGCCCGGGCGATCGCGACCTACTACACGCAACGATTTCGCGAAGAGCGGCTGCCAGGCATCGTGTTCATTCCGGTGGAGGAGCCGAGCTTGCGGACCGGCATCTCGTGGAGCGATGCGCCCGATACGCGCCAACGCCTCGCACGCGATCTGACACACGCAATGAAGGAGGCGGGGGCAGCAACGGGGCTGACCTGCACGCCCGAGTCGGTACGGGCGGCGATGGGCGACCTGGACTTGTGGATCGTCGCCTACCGCAAGTTCGACCCCACCCTGTACGCCATGGCGGAGCAGGCGCACGCCAAGCTCGGGATCTATGCCAACACCACGATGATGGGCAACGGTACCTACTTCACTCGCTTTCTCTTTGGCTATTTCGTCTGGGCGAATCACGTGCAGGCGATGTTGCCGTGGACCTATCCGATGCAGCCGAAGCGCTTTCCCCAAAACCTGGGTGGTCGTGGCGAAGGCGCACTGCACGTCAAGGACGGTTTTCTCGGCGTTGACGGCCAGCCGATTCCCACCGTCCAATGGGAGTTGAGCCGCGAAGGGATCGACGACGCCAAGTATCTAGTGACCATCGACCGGCTCGCCCGCGAAGCGCGTGCTGACGGCACCGTGGAGGACGTGGCGGCCGCCGCCGCTGCCGACGCCTGGCTCGCCAGCGTACGCGCGGCAGTCGAGAAGGATGTCCGCCACTATACGTTCGCCGACCCAGACACGCTGCAGCCTATGCCGCAAGACGGCTGGACGGCGGAGCGGTTCGAACAACTCCACGATGAAGCGGGACTGATGCTGCAGCGACTGCTCGCCATCATGCGCCACAGGGTGAACTGACTCGCCCGCAGGATTCAACCGAGTTGTCGCGAGAACGTAGCCGACGTCCTTTCGGGAACGCCGACATCCAGCTACCATCGGTCCATCCGCAACAGAGGAGGACGCCATGGAGTTGCACGCAACGACCACCGAGGCCGACGATCCCTGGCTCGGCTGCAATCCGCTTGATCCCGAATTCCGCGACGATCCTCACCCTCGCTTGCACCGGCTGCGCGCGCTCGACCCGGTCAATGAAACGCCCGTCGGCTGGCGCCTGACGCGCTACGACGACATCTGGCGGATGCTCCACCAAGCGCCGGCGGGGGTGCGCACAACGGCCGGGGATCTGCCGGGACCTTCAATCAACATCGTCAGCGGACCCGGACAGTTCATCTTGCAACAGGACCCGCCCGATCATACGCGCTTGCGGCGGCTGATGAGTCGCGCCTTCACGCCGCGGGCGATCGAAAACCTCCGCCCGCAGGTGCGCGCGATCGTCGCACGCCAGCTCGACGCCGTGGCCGCGCGCGGCGAGATGGACGTGATCGCGGATTTGGCGTTGCCGGTTCCGTCGACGGTCATCTGCGAGATGATGGGCGTGCCGCTCGCCGACCGCGATCGCTTCACCGTGTGGACTGGGCAGGCCACCTACAGCCTGGCCGCCGGCCTCGCGCCGCCTGATGTGATCGATCGCGCGATCGCTGCCGCCACCGCGCTGCGCGAATACTTCATCACCCTGATTGCGGCGCGCCGTCGCAATCTCACCGATGACATTCTCTCCGAGCTGA is a window encoding:
- a CDS encoding cytochrome P450; translated protein: MELHATTTEADDPWLGCNPLDPEFRDDPHPRLHRLRALDPVNETPVGWRLTRYDDIWRMLHQAPAGVRTTAGDLPGPSINIVSGPGQFILQQDPPDHTRLRRLMSRAFTPRAIENLRPQVRAIVARQLDAVAARGEMDVIADLALPVPSTVICEMMGVPLADRDRFTVWTGQATYSLAAGLAPPDVIDRAIAAATALREYFITLIAARRRNLTDDILSELIRAEEAGDRLSGDELIAQSIGLLIAGFETTIGLIGNGVRALIQHPDELAKLHARPELVASAVEECLRYDGPIVLTVRVTHEDVEMGGKTIPKDSRVFAMIAAANRDPAQFPDPDRFDIERTPNEHLAFGGGAHFCLGAHLARLEAQVAIGGLVERFRGLRLLSQRVEWGPSLFRVPGRLPIALRARSRQ